Part of the Anopheles gambiae chromosome 3, idAnoGambNW_F1_1, whole genome shotgun sequence genome is shown below.
CTATTCAAACCTGTTTATAACATTCTCTTCCGCAgcccgcttggcaaagagtaactcattttgatgcctctcgctacccctggccctagttttaaaggaatcatgcgacacactcgcactccactaccccatcccatggaaaaacgctcccaccatcgaggtgttgaccaaaatttcgctctgtgcatgagacacacactcgcactcctccagccctccacTGCTGAACGCTCCCACCGTTGCGAAGATAGGAGAATTTTTGCTCTGAGCGTAAGACCCTGAAGCGCCAGAGATGACACTATGTGTAAAGACGATCCTAATtcgatatggtcaaaatgcgtggattatcgtttcatttatctggtaatgatgtttttacttcatcaaaattttaaacattaacaactaggctgataacaataattaaaatgtaaatcagaataaaatcaattcatttgaagtaaattaaattccattatactttattttgaccatatgatcaacacttgtacatagtgccatttactttgtgttcttcactctcgcgctgtgttgtgatcgttcgaaactcatCCCCAGAACGAATGCAAAGTTCATTTGGGAAGGATCGGTGCCGGAAGATGCAgcgaaaattatgaaatgataatagaaaagtggttaagtaaatcgtgaaagatgtcaacgcaggcgtaaatgcagtatgttttgttacatgatctacgggtaagtgtatgcagaagaaaaagaatcttccaaatgatgtttgtgttttaacaATCGTACTCCCAACgagcaatgtttacattttgcgaCGCCGTCTGTCATGCAGCCCTCTACGCGAGAGTTGTATGGAGAAAGTAGTCGCAAGGAGGGCCTGTCCGACTTTTTTGAGCgccttgttttgattttgtggCGGCGCGCTTTAACGGTTTTATTGGTAATGAGTTACTCTCTCTCGTAGCAGTGAGCTACTCTCATGATTGGTGCGCTGTTCCGGAGCGCGTATAAAATGGCGTGCCATGtgatagaacgaaaaaaaaaatgacaaaaggtATATTTTTATCTATCTGTCTTATTACCGCCCATTGCAGTATTCATCTCTATCTTTCCCGTTGAAGCGTATCCTCCTTGCACGCATGCTACCCTGGTATTGAAGGAAGATCAGCTGGtaacagatttttttattagtaCAGATATTGAGAAAAGAAACGTACTTACGGTTACATACTGGTGATTGCTATCCCCTCACGATGCTGGCACGACCAATCGGGTGTTGCGTGCCATCCACGTTACGAACGCAATATAAATGGTTTAGTCAGCCAACTTGTCAAATTGTTTGTCTGCAAACTGCGTTATTAGCATGGATGAGCCAACCCGATCCAGCATCGTTACAGATAGTTCACGTTAGATGGCGTGGGTTGGTCTaaacacatatatacataggGACAGGCACAACGACAGGCACGTTACATGGCGTGAGCTTGTCTtaacacatatatacataggGACAGGCGCGATGAGCGGCATTCAGTCGCAAGAATTCATAAAAGCCAGTAATAAATTTTGAACTTTGTTTACAacgaatgttaaaaatattacTATTTCACTCTCTTCTCGAAATTTTGCGACACAACTTGAACCCCAAGTTGAAGGCGATTATTTTATGGCGCTCTCTTACAATGTCTTTTAAATTACCGTTACATAGCGGTGTGATTGTGATGTACATAACCGAATAAGAGCATTAACATTATAAGTGTCGTTGAGGGTTaggttcaaaataaaaaaatgactaCGGTTttcaaattgaatttcaacATAAAGTAATGGGAACAGTGCATGTGGGATATTATGGAATGCGTATTTCTCCTTTACCCAGCTTGCTcttttttaaaacatgttgttgttttttattccctATCGGAAAAGGTAATACAATGTAAAAGTGTTTAAGCTCACCTGACTTATAAAATCAGGTAAAATTGTGCACCTGTTAAACCATGAATAGAAGACGACGGGCAAACATGGATGAGGTAGATTTCCGATCAGTTCTGGGGTATCGACACTGTACTGAAGGGTAACATTTAGTACTTACAACAATGAGTACAGTAAAAAAGGATACATACATAATGGGACAATGCAAACATCCGTAAGCAAAACGGAAGAAAATGGAAGAGGGAGAATTCGCAAAACATACCCGTGCTTAAATACGCATTCCGCACCGTTGCGCGGAGCGGGTGCAAATTTCTATAGCATTTGCCTCTCTAACCCTGTCCTTGAATTAGggtgggtgagtgtgtgtgtgttagcaaACAAATATAAGTCATACTTTAGTTCGTATCCGTACGCAGTGCAGTTCAAGTGTAAGAAGATTCAGACTCATTTGAAGCTACCATGTCGTCAAGGACCGGATTCAAGGAGCGAGCAGCGGAAACCGGCAGTGATAGTGGAACAAATTCGTCAACTTGGTCAGCAACTGAGTTCGATATACCACTACAGCCAGGGATCCGCGTCTTACTCCCACCAATAGAACAGCCATCAACGTCAGCAGTGCCAGCAAAACCGTTATGGGCACAACAGCATGCATCACCATCAGCTGGAATGGGGTCGACGATTAATGAGACAATGCACagaaaaccatcatcatccgctAGACCGCTCAAGTTATCTTCATCAACTGCACCGCTAAaaccgccatcatcatcaactggGCCGTTTAACCTATCAACTGGGCCGCTAAAGCTTTCAGCTGGGCCGCAAAagatatcatcatcatcagttgcACCGCCAAaaccgccatcatcatcaacagggCCGCCAAAACCACCATCGTTATCAATTGGGCCGTTAAATTTATCAGCTGGGCCGCTAAAGCTTTCAGCTGGGCCGTTAAAGCTAGTATCATCATCAGTTGCACCGCTAaaaccagcatcatcatcaacagggCCGCTAAAGCTAGTATCATCATCAGTTGCACCGCcaaaaccaccatcatcatcaacagggCCGTTAAAGCTTTCAGCTAGACCaccaaaaccatcatcatcatcagttgcACCGTcccaaccatcatcatcatcaacagctAGACCGCTAAAGCTTTCAGCTAGACCgccaaaaccatcatcatcagttgcACCGTcccaaccatcatcatcttcagaTGGACCGTCAAAATCACCGTCGTCATCAGCTTCAGCCACGTGTCGAGCTGCACCTTCTACTGTTTCGGGATTTACCGTGGTTGACCTTGAAGCAGCACCGACTTTGGAGCCAGCGTCACTATCAAATCATGTTCTGGCCGAATTTTCCAAAACGGAACCAATGAATTGGACACCCAACCTCGTCACATTGCTGTTCCAGAATGTCGATCAGCTACAGTCATCCGTGGACAAGCTGGAAAAGCGGTTAACTCGGCGAGACAAAGATATCTCACTGCTCTAGGTGACTTTGGATGACGTCAAAAACAGCGTGTGCGGACGCCCGAGGACAACAGATGACGAGATTTTCCAATTCAACATGTTAGACAGCGTAGAAGAGTTGGTGGAATTTGATGATAAGCTGGCAGATCGAGCATATTTCGTAAGtgtgttgagtgtgtgtgtgtgtgtgtgtgtgtgtgtgtgtgtgtgtgtgtgtgtgtgtgtgggtgagagaaagagagagagagagagagagaaagagagagaaagagagagagagagatacagagagagagagagaatgaatgTTGAGCTGAAACAGAACCAGCCGATGCGCGCTCGTCTTTTTCATTGCAATGACTTTTTCGATTCACCGAAGAGAAAGCAGTGTTGCAGTTGTGCCATAGGAACGGATGCTGACACTGTAGCTCACTGTAGCACCGGACGCTAATGATGCTCCTTCCGGATGCTGTTGTCGTGGTGTGTCACTATGCGGCTAAACAGAGGACGGCCGTGCTGCCATGTGAGCTTATTTTGCAGCACGTAGTATTGCTAGTGAAATGCACAGCCAGACAGCTGACGCGCCCTAGCAGCTGAGATGCTCGGCAATTATACCGGCGCAGCGAGGGCGGTGGTGATGCCGTGATTTCGCGAATGCACCATTGCATCCGTTATGACGTTGCAGtagatgatggtgatggagcACTGCGTCGATGTAAGACGGAATGTTCCCTCGCATTGATGAAATTATGCTGCAGCGGAGTAAGGATCTTTCCGGGACTACGCATTAGGTCAAGCGTGTCGGCAATGCGGATGTTTCCCCTACCCCTTCCTCTGTAAATGCTTTTTGACTAGTTCAGACTAATTTCTCTATTACACAAATATCTTTCCCCTTCCTCAGTGGCGGATTGAATGACGATTTGAAACTCTAATCATTCACAAGTAAAACGCCCTCCGAAGAGTAAAAAATGGATCATTCAGCCATCCGGGTTGTGATGGTGGGACGCAGGAACCAATGGAAAGCTCCTTCCTGGAGCTACATCTCATCACGAAACATCAATGTTAACAATCCAGGTGGTAGCTCTAGGTAGACGAATTGCaaaccaaaccaccaccaccgcctacGCTACGTTTAGTCGGGGATGGGGATGTGTGTGCTGCTCCTGCCGTTTGAATCAAACCGGTGGAAGCAAACTATGCTGAAATGGCACCGGATTCTTCGGCTTCCCCAATGACGATATAAAGCAAAGGCCGAATCCAATTACGTGGtttgatgaaataaaaaaattgcacGGTTTCATTTATACAGGGTTTTATTTGTACAAACATTCCTAtccccttcttcttcttgtattTAGGTCGCCCAATCCATGCCGATTAAATACACTTTCATGCTCAATATATACAGAGCTGCCTTGTTAAAATACTCTATGATCATCGTAATACTTTTAATTCGTAAAAACCGATCGAAAGTtgaagaaacattttcattcatttgacACTGCAACCGCTGTCCAACGGTTTTATTCGAACGTCTTCTACGGGGAAACGAGATAGACTGATGAAATGGATGAGAGAGAATGATAATTGAACAATAATGCAGATGGCTGCCGGTAGCGCGCAAGGCTTGCCCTCATTGGAGGGATACCGCACTACCACCACCCCGGTACCAAATTCCATGCGACTTTTTgctaacggattgattaaaTGGCGCCCGATTAGACGATCCGATAGAAGCACTTTTCAGGCTTAACGGATTGAGCGAGATACACCGTCGCGGCGACACGATACATGTTGCATACATGTGTATTACATTTTAAGAGCCCCCCTCGCTTTCTTTCGGAtagcaatgagttcaaacacacttaaaacttcgtttaacatattttatattcgtttttttatttttcactttcttttctaAAGTACATTCTTTCATACACACATCCTCCCCCAGGTATTTTTCGAAGATTTTTTCTTgttgaaaactaaaaaaaaactaacgcacACAACCAGATCCGCGAGAGAGTGCGAatcggcaaagaaaaaaaacacatacacacacctcttcctccccttGGTGTTTTTCGGTTTTCCCCACATATCATTAGCAGaacataacattttgatatttgtttgtaaagtCAGATCATAGGAGCTActacttttttgaacaataagtgtagaaacacaaattttgtctgAGTCCAGAACAGCAACAGGTAGGATGTCGTTCCCTGAGTatggagatgtgtgtgtgtgtgtatgtggtgaacGTTGCCGCGACAAGCATGCTTTAGGATACAATGCGTGTAGGAGGGGGTAAAATCGCTTGGCTCATTGAAAATACAGGCAAAGTTGGCGCGAAGCAAGCGCAACACTGcggattgtatggaaaatgttgcgcgTTCAATCCGATTGCCGTGCGATTGTCCTGGGGGAATATACCGTCCGTGAGTTGCATCTATGGGAAAGTCGCTCAAAAAAGCCGCAATAGCGTAAACTTTGCTTACTGAGctgcttttaatgtttgtttattcttctgttattttccatcacacgTAGCTATTTCATTACCAAAGCTTCTGATAACAGATCAAAGCAGGTGAATCGAGCTTACAGAGTCGCCGTTTAACTTAAAATATCTTCGTGatcggtaagttttaaatagtgctagttttgttcaccattctaatgctcgatttatctttcattcctcAGGCAGACGCATCAAACAgcaagtgtttttcttccaacagCACGCACCAT
Proteins encoded:
- the LOC1268478 gene encoding uncharacterized protein LOC1268478 isoform X2, with the translated sequence MSSRTGFKERAAETGSDSGTNSSTWSATEFDIPLQPGIRVLLPPIEQPSTSAVPAKPLWAQQHASPSAGMGSTINETMHRKPSSSARPLKLSSSTAPLKPPSSSTGPFNLSTGPLKLSAGPQKISSSSVAPPKPPSSSTGPPKPPSLSIGPLNLSAGPLKLSAGPLKLVSSSVAPLKPASSSTGPLKLVSSSVAPPKPPSSSTGPLKLSARPPKPSSSSVAPSQPSSSSTARPLKLSARPPKPSSSVAPSQPSSSSDGPSKSPSSSASATCRAAPSTVSGFTVVDLEAAPTLEPASLSNHVLAEFSKTEPMNWTPNLVTLLFQNVDQLQSSVDKLEKRLTRRDKDISLL